A region of Lemur catta isolate mLemCat1 chromosome 22, mLemCat1.pri, whole genome shotgun sequence DNA encodes the following proteins:
- the DEFB105B gene encoding beta-defensin 105 isoform X6, which translates to MSLLFSQRNPKRLSKESSTKMALSRKTLYFVFAFFFTLAQLPSGCQAGMDYPYSFPGGAGLDVQGRSGEVTCLLHVTQKYLREVGRVISGLTSLQLSNQVDYGEMRFLPGLHSEEAAAGLQNIMQLGYSPLISNTTLLD; encoded by the exons ATGAGCCTCTTGTTTTCTCAAAGAAATCCCAAACGTCTTTCTAAAGAGTCTTCCACAAAGATGGCTCTGAGCAGGAAGacgctttattttgtttttgcatttttcttcacTTTGGCTCAATTGCcgtcag GGTGCCAGGCAGGAATGGATTACCCCTACTCGTTTCCAGGAG GAGCAGGACTGGATGTTCAAGGAAGGTCAGGAGAAGTTACGTGTCTTCTCCACGTCACACA GAAGTACCTGAGGGAGGTGGGACGTGTGATATCTGGTCTTACGAGCCTACAGCTGAGCAATCAGGTGGATTATGGGGAGATGCGCTTCCTCCCAGGTCTCCACAGTGAGGAAGCGGCTGCTGGCTTACAGAATATCATGCAACTGGGATATTCCCCACTCATCTCAAATACCACAttgcttgattaa
- the DEFB105B gene encoding beta-defensin 105 isoform X4, protein MGRIIKFEESSSTTLKLRAKVHPPWCLSRGLDLPWHFPRANCGARQEWITPTRFQEEQDWMFKEGQEKLRVFSTSHRQPLRLHPQLSPGSPTAGAAPASLTCPWFPPHDAVVGVPAAAIFRVASSLHLCVSSFSNNSWSAAHIQFSPWNDLEVPEGGGTCDIWSYEPTAEQSGGLWGDALPPRSPQ, encoded by the exons ATGGGGAGGATCATAAAGTTTGAAGAATCTTCTAGTACCACCCTGAAATTGAGAGCAAAGGTCCACCCTCCATGGTGCCTCTCACGGGGATTGGACCTGCCATGGCATTTTCCAAGAGCAAACTGC GGTGCCAGGCAGGAATGGATTACCCCTACTCGTTTCCAGGAG GAGCAGGACTGGATGTTCAAGGAAGGTCAGGAGAAGTTACGTGTCTTCTCCACGTCACACA GACAGCCCCTGCGTCTGCATCCTCAGCTCTCACCCGGCAGTCCCACTGCAGGTGCAGCTCCTGCCAGCCTCACTTGCCCTTGGTTTCCCCCACACGATGCGGTAGTAGGGGTTCCAGCTGCGGCTATCTTTAGGGTTGCCTCGTCGCTCCATCTTTGCGTTTCCAGCTTTTCCAACAATTCATGGTCAGCTGCCCATATCCAGTTCTCTCCATGGAACGACCTG GAAGTACCTGAGGGAGGTGGGACGTGTGATATCTGGTCTTACGAGCCTACAGCTGAGCAATCAGGTGGATTATGGGGAGATGCGCTTCCTCCCAGGTCTCCACAGTGA
- the DEFB105B gene encoding beta-defensin 105 isoform X5, which yields MGRIIKFEESSSTTLKLRAKVHPPWCLSRGLDLPWHFPRANCGARQEWITPTRFQEEQDWMFKEGQEKLRVFSTSHRQPLRLHPQLSPGSPTAGAAPASLTCPWFPPHDAVVGVPAAAIFRVASSLHLCVSSFSNNSWSAAHIQFSPWNDLV from the exons ATGGGGAGGATCATAAAGTTTGAAGAATCTTCTAGTACCACCCTGAAATTGAGAGCAAAGGTCCACCCTCCATGGTGCCTCTCACGGGGATTGGACCTGCCATGGCATTTTCCAAGAGCAAACTGC GGTGCCAGGCAGGAATGGATTACCCCTACTCGTTTCCAGGAG GAGCAGGACTGGATGTTCAAGGAAGGTCAGGAGAAGTTACGTGTCTTCTCCACGTCACACA GACAGCCCCTGCGTCTGCATCCTCAGCTCTCACCCGGCAGTCCCACTGCAGGTGCAGCTCCTGCCAGCCTCACTTGCCCTTGGTTTCCCCCACACGATGCGGTAGTAGGGGTTCCAGCTGCGGCTATCTTTAGGGTTGCCTCGTCGCTCCATCTTTGCGTTTCCAGCTTTTCCAACAATTCATGGTCAGCTGCCCATATCCAGTTCTCTCCATGGAACGACCTGGTATGA
- the DEFB105B gene encoding beta-defensin 105 isoform X8: MSLLFSQRNPKRLSKESSTKMALSRKTLYFVFAFFFTLAQLPSGCQAGMDYPYSFPGGAGLDVQGRSGEVTCLLHVTQTAPASASSALTRQSHCRCSSCQPHLPLVSPTRCGSRGSSCGYL, translated from the exons ATGAGCCTCTTGTTTTCTCAAAGAAATCCCAAACGTCTTTCTAAAGAGTCTTCCACAAAGATGGCTCTGAGCAGGAAGacgctttattttgtttttgcatttttcttcacTTTGGCTCAATTGCcgtcag GGTGCCAGGCAGGAATGGATTACCCCTACTCGTTTCCAGGAG GAGCAGGACTGGATGTTCAAGGAAGGTCAGGAGAAGTTACGTGTCTTCTCCACGTCACACA GACAGCCCCTGCGTCTGCATCCTCAGCTCTCACCCGGCAGTCCCACTGCAGGTGCAGCTCCTGCCAGCCTCACTTGCCCTTGGTTTCCCCCACACGATGCGGTAGTAGGGGTTCCAGCTGCGGCTATCTTTAG
- the DEFB105B gene encoding beta-defensin 105 isoform X7: protein MALSRKTLYFVFAFFFTLAQLPSGCQAGMDYPYSFPGGIASFHLQNAPMRVPGKPCQQLFLGAGEFAVCEPCRLGRGKCRKMCLEDERIKGRCKLNFFCCQKRIL, encoded by the exons ATGGCTCTGAGCAGGAAGacgctttattttgtttttgcatttttcttcacTTTGGCTCAATTGCcgtcag GGTGCCAGGCAGGAATGGATTACCCCTACTCGTTTCCAGGAG GGATTGCGTCATTTCATCTGCAAAACgcccctatgag AGTTCCCGGAAAGCCGTGTCAGCAGCTCTTTCTTGGCGCAGGGGAGTTTGCTGTTTGCGAGCCGTGCAGGCTTGGTCGGGGCAAGTGCAGGAAGATGTGCTTGGAGGATGAGAGGATTAAAGGACGCTGCAAGCTGAACTTTTTCTGCTGCCAAAAGAGGATCTTATAA
- the DEFB105B gene encoding beta-defensin 105 isoform X9, with product MALSRKTLYFVFAFFFTLAQLPSGCQAGMDYPYSFPGGEFAVCEPCRLGRGKCRKMCLEDERIKGRCKLNFFCCQKRIL from the exons ATGGCTCTGAGCAGGAAGacgctttattttgtttttgcatttttcttcacTTTGGCTCAATTGCcgtcag GGTGCCAGGCAGGAATGGATTACCCCTACTCGTTTCCAGGAG GGGAGTTTGCTGTTTGCGAGCCGTGCAGGCTTGGTCGGGGCAAGTGCAGGAAGATGTGCTTGGAGGATGAGAGGATTAAAGGACGCTGCAAGCTGAACTTTTTCTGCTGCCAAAAGAGGATCTTATAA
- the DEFB106B gene encoding beta-defensin 106, translating to MRTFIFLSAVLLFVAPAKNEFFGEKCKKLNGHCTHSCHKNEELVALCPKFLSCCVPHQPCGTDNEDD from the exons ATGAGGACTTTCATCTTTCTCTCTGCTGTTCTCCTCTTTGTGGCCCCAG CCAAGAATGAATTTTTTGGTGAGAAATGCAAGAAGCTTAATGGGCATTGCACACATTCTTGtcataaaaatgaagaacttGTTGCTCTCTGCCCGAAGTTCCTGAGTTGCTGCGTGCCTCACCAGCCATGTGGGACCGATAATGAAGATGACTAA